The DNA window TGCTGCTATCTCAAGCAATTACTTGAAGATGGCTTTTTTCAGTCTGACCCCCATCCGGGTAATATGGCTGTGGCGGCTGATGGTAGTATTATTTTCTACGATTTCGGCACGATGGCGGAAGTTAAGTCTTTGGCGAAGGATGAAATGGTAAAGACTTTTTTCGCTGTAATTAGAAAGGATGCCGATCGCGTGGTTGATAGTTTGGTTTACATGGGTTTGCTGGAACCAATGTCGGATATGACTGCGGTAAAACGTTTAGTAGCTTTTCTGTTGGATAATTTTCGCGATAAACCTGTGGATATTCGCGCTTTTGAACAAGTAAGTGCAGAGGTTTACATGATGTTTGAACAACAGCCTTTTCGCTTACCACCACAGATGACTTTTGTCTTAAAGTCTTTGACTACTCTCGATGGTATTGCTAGGGCGCTCGATCCTCAATATAATCTGTTGCAAGCTAGTAAACCTTTTATTACTCGAATCGCTGCTTCTAGTGCTACTTCCGGTAATTTTATCGGACAATTAGCCCGACAAGCGAAAAGTTATCTGCAAAATCGCTTGCAAAAATCCAAGCAGACAGAGATTTTGCTCCAGCGCATTGAAACTAGATTAGAACAAGGTGAGTTTCAAATGAATGTGCGCAATGAGGCTAGCGATCGCGCTCTAGGGCGCATTCATTTGGCGCTGAAATGCTTGATTTATGCTTGTTTGTTTGGTTTTGGCTCTTTGTGCGGTTCGCTTTTAGTGTTAGTTCCTGCGTTGAACTGGGCGATCGCTGTTTTTGCTTTTGCTGCTTTTTGGTTCTTACTTTTCCTACGTTCTTTCGTGAAATTAGCTATTCGCGAAAAACTCGATCGACTAGCACAAAAGTAGTTTATATAAAAGACAAATTTACATTAATTAATTAATTAACACCTCATACTTGCGATCTAATTTGACTACTCCCCTCCCTCCGCGTTGCTAAAGGGAGGGGATTCACAAGTAGTTCTCTTTCCTCTTGCCGGCACAGTCAAGTTGCCTCTAGACGCTCAATATGTTGACATATAGCCGCATATATTGCGCTTACTTTTTTTAGTTTTATGCTTTCAAACATCCATCACTCAGCTAGTTTAGTACGCTCCTCGCTCTGAAGAAAGCTGGCAGTGGTTTAGTCATACTGCCGTTAGAGCCAATCTAACCGTTGTTTCTTACTTACCGGGATTTCGACCTACTAGAGCGAAGAATCACGTAGATTTTCGTTTTACTCGCGATCAACTATTGTACTAACTTTCTAGTTTCTTTTCAATCAAAGTCGCCGTAGAACAGCGAGGCTTTAAACCCATTTTTTTTGGTAAAATGCACGAGGCAGTTATTCGTTTACCTCGTGCATCTTACTTTTCTTTTTTTTATACCCCCAAGGGAATTCGAATCCCTGTCGCCTCCGTGAAAGGGAGGTGTCCTAGGCCTCTAGACGATGGGGGCTTGGTTTGTTTGACCTTTACTAATTTAGCGAATATTTTTGGCTTTGTCAAGACTTTTACCAAATTAATTGGAAAATTTGGGGAAACCCACTTCACCGAGACTTTTCTCTTCACCGTCGAACTCAGATAAACTGGCATTTCCAGCGATTTTAAACCTCTCAGCCCAAATCCGGGAAAAGTCTCATTTTCTAATACCATAGCGCAACTGAGCTAGACGCTCTTGAGCTTTAGCATCGAGAGAATTGAATAAAAAACGACCTCGCGTTTGTTTTTGAGGTCGGTGTTTCCGTCTAGTTCGACGTATACTTAATTCAACTTCATTAGCCAGTCGCAAAGCTGAGAGCCATTCTGCACCATAACCTAGTATGGTTTGCTGTTGGGCGCGATCGGAAGTAGCGACAATTAAGCGAGGCAAACTGCGGTAAACTTGACGTTGATAGTCAGCACAGAACTTCTCGATATAAGTATCGGCTGTTTGCCGAAAGTCTGTATAGTAGACAGATAACAACCTAGTATAAGTTTCGCGATAGCCCGTTTCAGTGGTATATTGAGCATCAAAAACAACTTCAGTTTGATAACCCTCAAACGCACTGTAGTTAATTAAAGCCTCAACTAACTCTTGACGAGCAGAGTCAAGTCCCTGGCGATCGCGAGTATATTTTAAAGAGGACCAGGTTCCGATGACGTTATAGCCGTCAACGAGTAAGAGAACCTGGGGATACGAACGGGGCATTTTTTGACCACGGATTCTCCACAATTACTACTACTTGTCATTTTAGCTACTTTCGTTAACAAATATTTAACTAATTTTCAGTTTCGCAAAAGTCGTCGGGCAATGCGTTTTGGTTCTCCGCGAGCGACAATTTTGCCACTTTCAAGTAAAAAAGCACCATCGCTGTAATTTAATTCATCCAAACGATGTGTCACCCAAAGAGCAGTCAAACCGCGACTTTTAACGATATTTTGTACTCGCATCACCAAATCAATTTGAGTATCGGGATCGAGCAAAGCTGTAGGTTCATCCAAAATTAATACCTGACAACGGCGAGCGATCGCTCCGGCGATCGCGATTCTTTGCTTTTGTCCGCCACTCAAAGCATAAATTGGTCGTCTTTGGAAATCTAACAAATTAACTGCGGCTAATGCTTCCCCTACCCTGGCACGCACTTGGGTATAAGACAAATTTTCTTCTACCAGCCCAAAAGCGACATCCGCCCCCACCGTCGGCATCACTAACTGATGATCGGGATTTTGAAAGACAAAGCCCACGGGTTGGATAATCTCAATATCGCCAGCGCGAGGTTGCAAAAGCCCTGCCAACAATCTTAATAAAGTAGATTTACCACTCCCATTAGTTCCCAAAAGCATCCAAAATTCACCTTTGGGAACCTCCAGAGAGCAGGAATCTAAAACAGTTTCTCCCTCGCGCCAGCCAAAGCTTAAATTCCTGACACTGATTGCTGGTTGAGCCACGATCTCGTCCTACTTATTTTCCGCCAAAGCAAAGAAACCAGGAGCGCGACCTGTTGCTGCTACGCCAGATTTCTGAGAAACAATGACTGCACTAATTCGATCGCTAAAAAGGGCAACTTTCTTATCTGGCTGCTTTTCACAAGTCAGTTCTATTAACTCAGGAGCATTATTACGCATCTTTTCCGTGATTT is part of the Oscillatoria salina IIICB1 genome and encodes:
- a CDS encoding energy-coupling factor ABC transporter ATP-binding protein, which codes for MVAQPAISVRNLSFGWREGETVLDSCSLEVPKGEFWMLLGTNGSGKSTLLRLLAGLLQPRAGDIEIIQPVGFVFQNPDHQLVMPTVGADVAFGLVEENLSYTQVRARVGEALAAVNLLDFQRRPIYALSGGQKQRIAIAGAIARRCQVLILDEPTALLDPDTQIDLVMRVQNIVKSRGLTALWVTHRLDELNYSDGAFLLESGKIVARGEPKRIARRLLRN
- a CDS encoding ABC1 kinase family protein, which encodes MAKKASSLVFTTNGDRLVKRTNSSSKLLRWQKARYSPLARQIDVFSLAARLVFYLWWDNSFGNNSPKQRNRRAQWLVRQLLNLGPTFIKIGQALSTRPDLIPIEYIEALTQLQDRVPEFSSAEAIATVESELGSSVNSLYLDFDPVPLASASIGQVHRAKLHSGEEVVVKVQRPGIEELFNLDFEVLHRLIRFSNQYLPWVRKYDLEGIYQEFFSLLYQEIDYFQEGKNAERFQENFQNYPGVIVPKVYWRYTTKKVLTLEYLPGIKISDRVTIEAAGINPDRLIELGICCYLKQLLEDGFFQSDPHPGNMAVAADGSIIFYDFGTMAEVKSLAKDEMVKTFFAVIRKDADRVVDSLVYMGLLEPMSDMTAVKRLVAFLLDNFRDKPVDIRAFEQVSAEVYMMFEQQPFRLPPQMTFVLKSLTTLDGIARALDPQYNLLQASKPFITRIAASSATSGNFIGQLARQAKSYLQNRLQKSKQTEILLQRIETRLEQGEFQMNVRNEASDRALGRIHLALKCLIYACLFGFGSLCGSLLVLVPALNWAIAVFAFAAFWFLLFLRSFVKLAIREKLDRLAQK
- a CDS encoding NYN domain-containing protein — encoded protein: MPRSYPQVLLLVDGYNVIGTWSSLKYTRDRQGLDSARQELVEALINYSAFEGYQTEVVFDAQYTTETGYRETYTRLLSVYYTDFRQTADTYIEKFCADYQRQVYRSLPRLIVATSDRAQQQTILGYGAEWLSALRLANEVELSIRRTRRKHRPQKQTRGRFLFNSLDAKAQERLAQLRYGIRK